The Chloroflexi bacterium ADurb.Bin180 region CAAGGGCGAGCGGCCGAGGTTGGTGTGAATGATCACTCCGGTAGCATTGATTACCGGACAGAGGCTGGGGCGTACGGCACGATTGACTAGCTCCCCTACTTGCGCTGACAGAGTCGCCAATTCCGGACAGGGTTGGCCATCCGACACGAGTTCGCGTGCCCGAGCCAGTGCGTCTTGCACGACACCTACTACCAGTGAATGGCTGTGAGCCAGGACCAGGTTCTGCACAGCGGGTTCACCCAGCAGCTTGTCAACGGAGGGTAGCCGGCGTAGCTCGCTCCGTTTCGCAGTTCGGTCAGTCGGCTTCGTGCTTCCAGCACCTTTGGTGTTCATCCTTGTTGCCATCCATCCCATCCATAAACGACCAGATCAATTCGGCCGTCCAGTTCAAAATGAACGCCTTCCGCCTCAAGCAGCATCCGCTGAGGGTTGACGTTGCCTATCTTCGGTCTGGTGCTCAGCCGGCCCTGGCCATTCACCACGCGATGCCAGGGAACGTCATTGGGGCAAGCACGCATCGCCCATCCCACCTGCCTGGCGATTCTGGGTCGCCCCAGAGCCCAGGCCACCTGACCATACGTCACCACGCGCCCACTGGGCACCTGCCTCACCAGGCCATATACTTGCTCAAACAGGTTGGGGACGGTCATCGGACCTCCCTTCACCCACTCACTCAGCCAGTCCCCTCGACGCACCCGGCCGTGGTCGCCTCGTGGATGTGCTTGCCTGGTTGCACATCCATTTCCCATCCCGCAAGGTCGCCAGCGATGCGCTGGAAAAACCCGGCGGCAGCCACCATCGCGGCATTGTCCGTGCAGAGCGACGGAGGAGGATAGCGGACGGGCACCGATAGACGACAGCTCATCTCCTGTCGCAGCAGGGCATTGCTGGCCACTCCGCCGGCCAACAGGACCTCCGCCGCCCCAAACTCCTCCGCCGCGCGTTTGGTCTTGAGCACCAGAACGTCGACCACCGCTGCCTGAAAACTCGCCGCAAGGTCAGCCACGCGGACTTTGCCAGAAACGGCTACCGTCTCCCCGGCCGCTTTGCCCTGACGAGGTTGCCGCTTGCCCTTCACCTTCTTGGCCCCAAAATCGGAGCCCCAGCCCTGGGCAATGTGCAGCACCGCGGTCTTGAGGCCGCTGAAACTAAAGTCATAGCCCTCGTTGACAATCGCACGCGGCAGCTCAAAGGCGGTGGGGTCACCACCTTCCGCGGCCTTCTGAACGGCTGGCCCACCCGGGTAGCCGAGCGCCAG contains the following coding sequences:
- the tsaD gene encoding tRNA N6-adenosine threonylcarbamoyltransferase: MRLILGIETSCDETAASVVADGREIRSNVVASQIDIHRRFGGVFPEVASRQHVLDIAPVIEEALAIASVTWQDLDAVAVTNGPGLVGPLLVGANVAKSIAWARGLPLVAVNHLEAHLYANWLYAAREGEAPPPPPAFPALCLIVSGGHTDLVWMTNHGQYRVLGRTLDDAAGEAFDKVARLLALGYPGGPAVQKAAEGGDPTAFELPRAIVNEGYDFSFSGLKTAVLHIAQGWGSDFGAKKVKGKRQPRQGKAAGETVAVSGKVRVADLAASFQAAVVDVLVLKTKRAAEEFGAAEVLLAGGVASNALLRQEMSCRLSVPVRYPPPSLCTDNAAMVAAAGFFQRIAGDLAGWEMDVQPGKHIHEATTAGCVEGTG
- the ogt_1 gene encoding Methylated-DNA--protein-cysteine methyltransferase is translated as MTVPNLFEQVYGLVRQVPSGRVVTYGQVAWALGRPRIARQVGWAMRACPNDVPWHRVVNGQGRLSTRPKIGNVNPQRMLLEAEGVHFELDGRIDLVVYGWDGWQQG